Proteins from a genomic interval of Planctomycetaceae bacterium:
- a CDS encoding VCBS repeat-containing protein yields the protein MRLSFLRGLFQGKSVRNRRHASAFGRLAPESLEARLVLSFTSPITYLTGNNPAGIAVGDFNADGRSDMAVVNNAVDGSISVMLSNPDGSFQLPVSFPAGTSAFDADAGDLNGDGFADIAVIGTALNVLYGHGDGTFDSPVAYPAAPGSHSVRIGDFNNDAILDVGTMNTNSASVYLGVGDGTMQPRSDVAVPGNNINLVLADVDRDGNLDMATSNTSSIGTVSILRGRGDGSFDPPSSYYAFSAPVYLAAGDFNNDGYVDLAVPNSYVATSMSILMNNGDGTYGAPHTYGIAQTGYEIEVADFNNDGYDDFAVRGSSKYMISHGRGDGTFYPSIDYPTPSGRFESGTHGDFNGDGAVDLAYPSAGGVTVVTNDNADYQNLAGAVTFRVSAPASTTSGSVLPMTIEAIDADGNIAAGFRGVVYISSSDPQASTASGYAFNPLDAGIPYVFTEADGGSHSFVGAIRLITGGMQSVTVSAPNMQAASVDVEVTGQVSQLGISVPAGAVAGDSFEITVSAVDTAGALAPGYSSMVFFTSSDALAGLPADYTFTQEDAGQHTFTVTLRTAGNIVIKATEVGGKISGAGRVNVTPLAATSLSLAGSSGPIGTSRAVTIVARDIYGNTATSYSDTIHFTSSDPAALVPDDLTLSNGVGTTMVTFLTVGTQTLTATDLVTPSINGTLTSDATPPVASAFSITGANSTTAGENQTFVVQVLNTIGQTATDYRGTVFFTSSDVQAGLPQSYTFTTEDGGIHEFTATLRTAGIQSVSARSSDGTIVGSLAGVAVSAAEYSDLQLSVPNGRDSQGHVLVTAGETIQLSVRATDAFGNTVTRFAGSVQLSSTDGLAAFPSIVNFTAADDGLVVVPVELRTSTPNGIVWSFIATDVTDPLTAATVTNFEVVNGIATVFTVSTPTNIGAGEVFASKVTALDAFGNTAKNYFGTVHFSTTAGTATLPANYTFAAEDGGVHAFDLAIGTAGAQSIVVSDTANIAVSGQAGTNVRVGEFSRFTISTTSDASVGVSQQVTVTATDAYGNLIDNYTGTVRFASSDPQAQLPQEYSFSNKDGGTQVFSATFNTIGPQSISVIDIDVPSISTTRSGISVTPLRSQVADFSITSGKATAGQALTVVVAARDSSGNVISGYTGTVSFSSSDQQAGLPASYTFTAADGGSHAFSVTLKTAGRQSLQVTDSAAAVSSSASITVEPGSAARFAISTPATVTSGRSFTVRLTVYDAYGNIATNFAGTVRLNSSDSKAGKTTEYTFSSKDAGVHEFKYTIKATGPQTLFFTNLDDSSIFASTVINVLSR from the coding sequence ATGCGACTTTCATTTCTCCGGGGTCTCTTTCAGGGAAAATCTGTTCGTAACCGCCGCCATGCTTCTGCCTTCGGTCGACTGGCACCGGAATCACTGGAAGCAAGACTGGTGCTGTCATTCACATCTCCCATCACTTATCTGACGGGAAATAATCCCGCCGGAATTGCCGTTGGCGACTTCAACGCCGATGGTCGATCAGACATGGCCGTCGTCAACAATGCAGTCGATGGTTCGATCTCGGTCATGTTGAGCAATCCGGACGGGTCGTTTCAGCTGCCAGTGAGCTTCCCGGCTGGTACCAGTGCTTTCGATGCGGATGCAGGCGATCTCAACGGAGATGGTTTCGCTGACATTGCCGTCATCGGGACCGCCCTGAACGTGCTTTACGGGCATGGCGATGGCACATTCGACAGTCCTGTGGCGTACCCTGCCGCGCCAGGTTCTCATTCGGTCCGTATCGGAGACTTTAACAACGACGCGATCCTTGATGTCGGCACCATGAATACCAACAGTGCCAGTGTTTATCTGGGTGTTGGTGACGGCACGATGCAACCGCGTTCGGATGTCGCGGTCCCGGGCAACAACATCAATCTGGTGCTGGCGGATGTCGATCGCGACGGTAATCTGGACATGGCAACGTCCAATACGTCCAGTATCGGAACGGTCAGTATCCTGCGCGGTCGCGGCGATGGCTCTTTCGATCCCCCCAGCAGCTATTACGCATTTTCCGCCCCCGTTTATCTGGCTGCCGGTGACTTCAACAACGACGGCTACGTGGACCTTGCCGTCCCCAACTCATACGTTGCCACGTCCATGAGCATCCTGATGAACAATGGGGATGGGACATATGGAGCGCCACACACCTACGGGATCGCTCAGACAGGCTACGAGATTGAGGTGGCCGACTTCAACAACGATGGCTATGACGACTTTGCTGTCCGCGGTTCCAGCAAATACATGATCAGTCATGGCCGAGGCGATGGAACGTTCTACCCATCGATTGACTATCCGACTCCCAGCGGACGATTCGAATCCGGCACGCACGGAGATTTCAACGGTGATGGCGCGGTCGACCTCGCATACCCCAGCGCCGGGGGTGTGACGGTTGTGACCAACGACAACGCCGATTACCAGAATCTGGCGGGAGCAGTCACCTTTCGAGTCTCCGCGCCGGCTTCGACCACTTCGGGGTCCGTGCTCCCGATGACCATCGAGGCCATTGATGCGGATGGAAACATCGCTGCGGGATTCCGCGGCGTCGTGTACATCAGCAGCAGCGATCCTCAGGCAAGCACAGCCAGCGGGTATGCCTTTAATCCCCTGGATGCCGGCATTCCCTATGTCTTCACAGAGGCAGATGGCGGATCGCATTCGTTTGTCGGGGCGATCCGGCTGATCACAGGTGGCATGCAGTCTGTCACCGTGTCCGCCCCGAACATGCAGGCTGCCTCCGTGGATGTCGAAGTCACCGGTCAGGTATCACAACTGGGGATCTCTGTTCCGGCCGGAGCAGTGGCCGGCGACAGTTTTGAAATCACGGTCAGTGCAGTCGATACAGCAGGAGCTCTGGCTCCTGGGTATTCGTCGATGGTCTTTTTCACGAGCAGCGATGCGCTTGCGGGATTGCCAGCCGACTACACGTTTACCCAGGAAGATGCCGGCCAGCACACCTTCACTGTCACTCTCCGAACCGCGGGAAATATTGTCATCAAGGCAACCGAAGTCGGCGGAAAAATCAGCGGGGCCGGCCGCGTCAATGTGACGCCACTGGCCGCGACAAGTCTCTCCCTGGCCGGTTCCTCGGGGCCAATTGGCACATCCCGGGCCGTGACCATCGTTGCCAGGGATATCTATGGAAACACCGCAACCAGCTACTCCGATACGATCCACTTCACGAGTTCTGATCCTGCCGCACTGGTCCCCGATGATCTGACGCTGTCAAACGGGGTCGGAACGACAATGGTCACGTTCCTGACCGTCGGCACCCAGACGCTCACCGCAACAGATCTGGTGACACCTTCGATCAACGGGACCCTGACGAGTGACGCGACGCCCCCGGTTGCCAGTGCGTTCAGCATCACCGGTGCGAATTCCACCACGGCTGGTGAAAACCAGACATTCGTCGTACAGGTCCTCAACACCATCGGGCAGACTGCCACGGACTACCGCGGAACCGTGTTCTTCACCAGTTCCGATGTGCAGGCAGGACTGCCGCAGAGTTATACATTTACCACGGAGGATGGTGGGATCCACGAATTTACAGCAACACTTCGCACCGCCGGAATTCAGTCGGTCTCCGCCCGAAGCAGTGATGGCACGATCGTGGGATCCCTGGCCGGGGTTGCCGTCAGCGCAGCCGAGTACTCCGATCTGCAGCTTTCTGTTCCGAACGGTCGAGACAGCCAGGGCCACGTTCTGGTGACTGCCGGTGAAACGATTCAGTTGAGCGTCCGCGCGACCGATGCCTTTGGAAATACAGTCACCCGTTTCGCCGGATCCGTTCAGCTGTCCAGTACCGACGGGCTGGCTGCCTTCCCCTCAATCGTGAATTTCACGGCGGCGGATGACGGTCTGGTGGTTGTTCCCGTTGAACTACGGACATCGACTCCCAATGGGATCGTCTGGTCGTTCATCGCGACCGATGTCACGGACCCATTGACGGCGGCGACAGTCACGAACTTTGAAGTCGTGAATGGAATTGCCACCGTATTCACCGTTTCCACGCCGACCAACATTGGTGCCGGGGAGGTCTTTGCATCCAAAGTCACCGCACTGGACGCATTTGGAAACACGGCGAAGAACTACTTCGGGACCGTCCACTTCTCCACAACGGCAGGCACGGCTACCCTTCCGGCAAACTATACGTTTGCGGCTGAGGACGGAGGTGTTCATGCGTTCGATCTCGCGATCGGAACGGCCGGGGCACAATCAATCGTCGTGTCGGACACGGCAAACATCGCTGTCAGCGGACAGGCGGGGACGAACGTCCGAGTTGGTGAATTCAGCAGGTTCACAATCTCCACCACAAGCGACGCCAGTGTCGGAGTCAGCCAACAAGTCACAGTGACGGCGACGGATGCTTATGGAAATCTGATCGACAACTACACCGGCACTGTCCGCTTCGCCAGCAGCGATCCTCAGGCACAGTTGCCGCAGGAGTACTCGTTCAGCAACAAGGATGGAGGCACACAGGTTTTCAGCGCGACGTTCAACACGATCGGGCCCCAGTCGATTTCAGTGATCGACATCGATGTTCCGTCAATCTCAACCACGCGAAGCGGCATCTCAGTCACTCCGCTCAGATCTCAGGTTGCCGATTTTTCCATCACCAGTGGTAAGGCCACCGCGGGACAGGCTCTGACTGTGGTGGTGGCGGCGCGAGATTCATCCGGCAATGTCATTTCCGGTTACACGGGAACCGTTTCCTTCAGCAGCAGTGACCAGCAGGCCGGGCTTCCCGCCAGTTATACATTCACCGCGGCCGACGGTGGATCCCATGCGTTTTCCGTAACGCTGAAGACAGCAGGGCGACAGTCGCTGCAGGTGACCGATTCTGCCGCTGCTGTCAGCTCTTCCGCCAGCATCACGGTGGAACCAGGCTCTGCGGCTCGCTTTGCGATTTCGACACCGGCAACAGTTACTTCCGGCCGAAGCTTCACGGTCCGACTGACGGTGTATGACGCATACGGAAACATCGCCACGAACTTTGCAGGAACCGTTCGACTGAACAGCTCTGACTCCAAAGCCGGAAAGACGACGGAGTACACATTCAGTTCGAAGGATGCGGGAGTGCACGAGTTCAAGTACACAATCAAAGCAACGGGTCCTCAGACACTGTTCTTCACGAACCTGGACGACTCGTCAATCTTTGCCAGTACTGTGATCAATGTGCTGTCCCGGTAA
- a CDS encoding ankyrin repeat domain-containing protein produces the protein MNRLAKNDELVRAANGGDFETVKRLIEQGADPNSVDQYGMGPLLTFHPDVMRYLLEHGADPDVQRNENIAPVILGVCGHFECLRLLVESGADVNRASDHNGETALHGVAGHSDTRAVRLLLDHGANPNARTKPGMKTYMLWRDARVRGETPLHRAAAWGSGEVIQLLLDAGADPTIRDANQDTPLSWASWHLRDKTIIDQLSYEGSGVGPDFPPIGSFRLPP, from the coding sequence ATGAATCGTCTTGCAAAGAATGACGAACTTGTCCGGGCCGCAAATGGTGGTGATTTCGAAACGGTGAAGCGACTGATCGAACAGGGCGCTGACCCAAACAGCGTGGACCAGTATGGTATGGGGCCGCTGTTGACCTTCCATCCTGATGTGATGCGCTATCTTCTGGAGCACGGAGCTGATCCGGATGTTCAGCGCAACGAAAACATTGCGCCGGTGATTCTGGGGGTTTGTGGACACTTCGAATGTCTGCGTTTGTTGGTTGAATCGGGAGCCGATGTTAACCGGGCCAGCGACCATAACGGTGAGACGGCGCTTCACGGCGTCGCCGGTCATAGTGACACTCGAGCTGTCCGGTTATTACTTGATCATGGCGCGAACCCCAATGCTCGAACGAAGCCCGGTATGAAAACGTATATGCTGTGGAGAGATGCGCGTGTACGCGGAGAGACGCCGCTACACAGAGCCGCGGCCTGGGGCAGTGGAGAAGTGATTCAATTATTGTTGGATGCTGGTGCCGATCCGACCATTCGTGATGCCAACCAGGACACGCCACTAAGCTGGGCGAGCTGGCACCTGCGAGACAAGACAATCATCGATCAACTCTCATACGAAGGCTCGGGTGTCGGTCCTGACTTTCCGCCAATTGGAAGCTTCCGCTTACCACCATAG
- a CDS encoding MlaD family protein — protein MSEEEKTDAAAEQESVLSAERNIPKAIVRDSSGSPSALVRASKMWWVTLVCLVLAVWMTWQSIPAHGPLITIIFPEGHGLKTGDFVRHRGIEVGQVETVSLSDDLSRITATVVLTPEAAGLAREGTRFWIVRPQVSLSGISGLETAVGAKYIGVSPGETGAGYQAHFEGLAYAPPDEETGQGIDVVLRSDSTHGINSGAPVTWRGVDVGQVLSVGLSPDARSVDVHVRIQAEYQRLLRSSSKFWVNSGLGVNVGLSGIKLNADSLSTIVRGGVSFTTLVSDGEPGAVSSGHLFTLHSEVKEEWLKSEALLPLIDFELPETVIVRADVQSSLLGIKRSRTITLNGVLVGAEDGAIQLLTAPGILDAMPHDSKDPESQAADASQRAIEIPAVCQMDGLSLDVALRPVGNSETEDSTGTHRTSHVRLQILAEGSAITTNSHPKAGPLANKAFRKPGDVEDCCICRHVFSDGNVGSVIHSLGRDQLQPTEKGWIITNDTGDLTAWNGSPVVAQRDGSIIGLLCLTPSGPMISLID, from the coding sequence ATGTCGGAAGAAGAGAAAACTGATGCGGCTGCAGAGCAGGAGTCTGTTCTTTCTGCGGAACGAAACATACCAAAGGCCATCGTGCGAGATTCTTCCGGCAGTCCGTCTGCGCTGGTTCGCGCTTCGAAGATGTGGTGGGTGACGTTGGTCTGCCTGGTGCTGGCTGTCTGGATGACGTGGCAATCGATCCCGGCGCACGGACCGCTCATTACCATCATTTTCCCGGAAGGTCATGGTTTGAAGACAGGTGATTTTGTTCGGCATCGAGGTATCGAGGTCGGGCAGGTAGAAACCGTGTCGCTCAGCGATGACCTGTCCAGAATCACTGCGACGGTGGTCCTCACCCCCGAAGCCGCCGGACTGGCGCGCGAAGGGACTCGATTCTGGATTGTTCGACCACAAGTCAGCCTGAGCGGGATCAGCGGCCTGGAAACAGCCGTCGGAGCCAAGTACATCGGTGTCAGTCCCGGCGAAACGGGAGCCGGATACCAGGCACACTTCGAAGGTCTCGCATATGCTCCGCCCGATGAGGAAACAGGACAGGGGATCGACGTCGTTTTACGGAGCGATTCGACGCATGGTATTAATTCCGGGGCACCCGTGACCTGGCGAGGTGTCGATGTCGGTCAGGTTCTGTCCGTCGGACTGTCGCCGGATGCTCGCTCCGTCGATGTTCACGTCCGAATTCAGGCAGAATATCAGCGACTGCTGCGTTCGTCTTCGAAGTTCTGGGTGAATAGCGGTCTGGGTGTGAATGTTGGGCTCAGCGGAATCAAGCTGAATGCCGACTCACTGAGCACCATCGTTCGAGGTGGCGTCTCTTTCACAACGCTTGTTTCCGATGGTGAGCCCGGGGCTGTTTCCAGCGGCCATCTGTTCACGCTGCACTCGGAGGTCAAAGAGGAATGGCTGAAGAGCGAAGCACTGCTGCCATTGATCGATTTTGAATTGCCGGAAACAGTGATTGTTCGAGCCGACGTTCAGTCGTCTCTTCTGGGGATCAAACGCAGCAGGACAATCACGCTGAATGGTGTCCTGGTTGGCGCTGAAGATGGAGCCATTCAACTGTTAACGGCTCCCGGCATACTGGATGCGATGCCGCACGACTCAAAGGATCCGGAATCTCAGGCTGCAGATGCTTCCCAACGGGCAATAGAAATCCCAGCCGTTTGTCAGATGGATGGCTTGTCTCTTGACGTCGCGCTGAGACCCGTCGGCAACTCAGAAACTGAAGACAGCACTGGAACGCATCGAACGTCTCATGTTCGACTTCAGATTCTGGCGGAAGGAAGTGCCATTACAACGAACTCTCACCCAAAGGCCGGGCCGCTTGCAAACAAAGCCTTTCGCAAGCCCGGTGATGTCGAAGATTGTTGCATCTGCAGGCACGTCTTCTCCGACGGCAATGTTGGTTCTGTGATCCATAGTCTGGGGCGGGATCAACTGCAGCCGACGGAAAAAGGGTGGATCATCACCAATGATACGGGCGATTTGACAGCATGGAACGGATCTCCCGTGGTCGCTCAACGGGACGGCAGTATCATCGGTCTTCTCTGTCTGACTCCTTCCGGGCCCATGATTTCACTGATTGACTGA
- the asnB gene encoding asparagine synthase (glutamine-hydrolyzing) → MCGIAGVLYSDSDRPVLRESLKHMGDAIALRGPDGEGFYRSGNFGMVHRRLSIIDLEGGSQPIGNEDGSIQVVFNGEIYNYRELRAELESQGHLFKTNSDTEVLVHLFEEYGPHLCTRLRGMFSFALWNSRSRQLMLARDHLGQKPLFIYRDGQKLLFGSELKALFAHGEVERTISPEAIEDYLTFGFIPGQRSILQRVQKLPAGHWMLVSTDRMDSRPQRYWELSFSTEVHASEDEWKDRIDEAIRSSVKAHLIADVPVGAFLSGGLDSSAIVATVSGLLNEPLQTFSIGFQEKKFSELPYAESVAHHFGCLHTEEIVTPEATRDLEALTYLYDEPFADASAIPTMAVARMASNHVKVALSGDGGDELFGGYARYSHDLKEAALRDRLPAWLRMQILGRMAAVWPKADWLPRPLRLQTLLQNLSSEPAVAYANTVSTCRRAMRSQLLNPQFAARLANHHPESLIEDGFRKGHRDVLSGMLSADTAVLLPDDFLTKVDRASMGFGLEVRPPLIDWQLMELAASMPSSMKVRNGSKKWILKQIFESRLPDKLVHRRKQGFELPTDAWMRGPLKDQIHQLVLSPSASIAEYIDVKRASRLFADHCRGRGRYGQLLWSLLVLGCWLNTWGKGITPTPPESGRRKSRAEGDDALTGHCR, encoded by the coding sequence ATGTGCGGTATTGCTGGTGTCCTCTACTCTGATTCCGACAGACCCGTTCTGAGAGAATCGCTCAAACACATGGGCGATGCGATCGCGCTGCGCGGACCCGACGGGGAAGGGTTCTACCGCTCGGGCAACTTCGGAATGGTTCATCGTCGCCTCTCGATCATTGACCTCGAAGGCGGCAGTCAGCCCATCGGAAACGAAGATGGTTCGATTCAGGTTGTCTTTAATGGAGAAATCTACAACTACCGCGAACTCAGGGCAGAGTTGGAGTCTCAGGGCCATCTTTTTAAGACCAACTCGGATACGGAGGTTCTGGTTCATTTGTTTGAAGAGTACGGACCGCACCTGTGCACCCGTCTTCGTGGCATGTTCTCCTTTGCACTCTGGAATTCCCGATCCCGACAACTGATGCTTGCGCGGGATCACCTGGGCCAGAAGCCCCTGTTCATCTACCGTGACGGTCAGAAGCTGCTGTTTGGGTCCGAACTGAAAGCTCTGTTCGCGCACGGCGAAGTTGAACGAACCATTTCACCGGAAGCGATTGAAGACTACCTGACATTCGGATTCATCCCTGGTCAGCGAAGCATCCTGCAAAGGGTTCAGAAACTTCCCGCCGGACACTGGATGCTGGTGTCGACGGATCGGATGGATTCGAGGCCTCAGCGATACTGGGAGTTATCGTTTTCGACCGAAGTTCATGCCTCAGAGGACGAATGGAAGGATCGCATTGATGAAGCCATTCGCAGCAGTGTGAAAGCCCACCTGATTGCCGATGTTCCAGTGGGTGCTTTTCTGAGCGGGGGCCTGGACAGCAGCGCCATTGTGGCCACGGTTTCCGGCCTGTTGAATGAGCCACTGCAGACATTCTCCATTGGCTTCCAGGAAAAGAAATTCAGCGAACTGCCTTACGCCGAATCGGTCGCTCATCACTTTGGTTGCCTGCACACAGAAGAAATTGTGACTCCGGAAGCCACGCGGGATCTGGAGGCACTGACCTATCTGTACGACGAACCGTTCGCGGATGCCTCAGCAATTCCCACCATGGCCGTTGCCCGAATGGCATCGAATCATGTGAAGGTCGCGTTGTCAGGAGACGGCGGTGATGAACTGTTTGGCGGCTATGCCCGGTATTCGCACGATCTGAAAGAAGCAGCGTTGCGCGATCGTTTACCTGCCTGGCTGCGGATGCAGATTCTGGGTCGGATGGCAGCTGTCTGGCCCAAAGCAGACTGGTTACCACGTCCGCTTCGTCTACAGACGTTGTTGCAGAATCTGTCATCGGAACCTGCTGTTGCTTATGCCAATACCGTTTCCACCTGCCGTCGGGCGATGCGGTCACAATTGCTGAATCCTCAGTTTGCTGCTCGCCTTGCCAATCATCATCCGGAGTCGCTGATCGAAGATGGGTTTCGAAAAGGGCATCGCGACGTACTGAGCGGAATGCTGTCGGCCGATACTGCTGTCCTGCTGCCGGATGATTTCCTCACGAAAGTCGACCGGGCCAGCATGGGCTTCGGGCTGGAAGTCCGGCCCCCGCTGATCGACTGGCAGTTGATGGAGCTCGCGGCTTCGATGCCATCTTCAATGAAAGTCCGGAACGGATCAAAGAAGTGGATCCTGAAACAGATTTTTGAGTCCCGTTTGCCTGACAAACTCGTGCACCGACGCAAACAGGGTTTTGAACTGCCGACGGACGCATGGATGCGAGGGCCACTGAAAGATCAGATTCACCAGCTGGTGCTGAGCCCGAGTGCTTCCATCGCGGAGTACATCGATGTCAAACGCGCTTCCAGGCTCTTTGCGGACCACTGCCGGGGACGGGGACGATACGGACAACTGCTATGGTCACTGCTGGTGCTGGGATGCTGGCTGAACACCTGGGGCAAAGGCATCACGCCTACACCACCTGAATCCGGACGAAGGAAAAGCAGAGCGGAAGGAGACGATGCGCTGACGGGACATTGCAGGTAA
- a CDS encoding glycosyltransferase: MIQAVRKTIHDIPQTDDRPTICHVIHALGVGGAEVLVNNMVRCLSDEFRCIVAVLDEIGQIGDQLIRDGIIVEHLHRQPGIDRGCARRLKAFADKHGAAILHAHQYTPFFQSVLSRGLTGTRPVVFTEHGRHFPDIPSRKRSLVNRLLLRKHDRLFGVGEATRQALIDNEGLPASRVETIYNGVDLEAMRILDPGARSAVRKEFGIGKDDFLIVQIARLHELKDHQTALKVMDVVRRRQPTAKLLIVGDGEQRAAIECSVAALGLESNVILAGTRSDIGRLLCASDAFLLTSISEGIPLTVIEAMAAERPVVSTSVGGIAEMVEHGRSGFLAPAGDFEGLASHLLNLASGSDLRQTTGRAGSQIATRKFSQNAMMNSYRQVYRELISIRKPQINRAADNGVNT, encoded by the coding sequence ATGATTCAGGCTGTCAGGAAAACCATTCACGACATTCCGCAAACGGATGATCGTCCCACGATCTGCCATGTCATCCACGCACTGGGTGTGGGTGGAGCAGAAGTGCTTGTGAATAACATGGTGCGATGTCTGTCGGACGAGTTTCGATGCATCGTGGCAGTGCTGGACGAGATTGGCCAAATCGGTGATCAACTGATCCGGGATGGAATCATCGTTGAGCACCTGCATCGTCAGCCGGGTATCGATCGCGGCTGTGCCAGGCGACTGAAGGCGTTCGCGGATAAGCACGGGGCCGCAATCCTGCACGCTCATCAGTACACGCCATTCTTTCAGTCTGTACTGAGCCGAGGGCTGACCGGAACCCGACCGGTTGTTTTCACAGAACATGGACGGCATTTCCCTGACATCCCCAGCCGTAAACGAAGCCTTGTCAACCGTCTGCTGCTGAGAAAACATGACCGGTTGTTCGGCGTTGGCGAGGCGACTCGTCAGGCACTTATTGACAACGAAGGACTTCCTGCGTCACGGGTGGAGACGATCTACAACGGAGTTGACCTGGAGGCCATGCGAATCCTCGATCCAGGCGCGCGTTCTGCCGTCAGAAAGGAATTTGGCATTGGAAAAGACGACTTCCTCATTGTCCAGATTGCTCGACTCCACGAACTCAAAGATCACCAGACGGCCCTGAAAGTCATGGATGTGGTTCGCCGCCGTCAACCCACGGCCAAACTGTTAATTGTTGGCGACGGAGAACAACGCGCAGCAATTGAATGCAGCGTTGCAGCACTCGGATTGGAATCCAATGTTATTCTCGCCGGTACCCGAAGTGATATCGGACGGCTGCTGTGTGCCAGCGATGCATTCCTGTTGACAAGTATCAGCGAAGGTATCCCGTTGACGGTGATCGAAGCCATGGCGGCCGAACGACCAGTCGTTTCGACATCCGTTGGTGGCATCGCCGAAATGGTAGAACACGGCCGGTCCGGATTCCTGGCTCCGGCGGGAGACTTCGAAGGGCTGGCCAGTCACCTTCTGAACCTGGCATCTGGCAGCGACCTGCGGCAGACCACAGGAAGAGCTGGCTCGCAGATCGCAACCCGAAAGTTCTCACAGAACGCGATGATGAACAGCTATCGCCAGGTCTATCGCGAATTAATTTCCATCAGAAAGCCCCAAATCAACCGGGCTGCGGATAACGGAGTCAACACATGA
- a CDS encoding glycosyltransferase has translation MIAAVDSQAHTQTNVSQGSLIVFSDDWGRHPSSCQHLVKHLLDDYSVLWVNTIGTRAPRLDWATMARVAEKLKQWSGISRSGSSKSAEAEHDPEFGHTRKTHAHSHPNLSVVNPKMWPWFGRDFDRKLNQWLLCRQLSPLIEKLPKPVYAITTLPLTADLPAVLPVHRWLYYCVDDFSQWPGLDGNTLRRMDSAMIRAADSLVAVSENLQRMIADEGRTSTLLTHGVDQDFWRSPDRRPSMSHLLPEGSIVFWGVVDRRMDVATVRMLSRDLAAEDSSQGRQAATRIVLIGPQQDPDPALLALPNVLSLAAQPLEHLPAIAQEADVLIMPYADLPVTRAMQPLKLKEYLATGKPVVVNKLPATDEWENSMDVASSPEEFSRFVRLRKMTGVTTQQLSDRQRLADENWQAKARHLEAAMRDFCPFNTTSPCPRTSGLYGSGKTSGASIRAAESV, from the coding sequence ATGATCGCTGCTGTCGATTCCCAGGCACACACCCAAACAAATGTGTCGCAGGGTTCACTGATTGTCTTCTCTGATGACTGGGGGCGACACCCATCATCGTGTCAGCATCTGGTCAAACACCTTCTGGATGACTACTCAGTCTTGTGGGTCAACACCATCGGCACGCGCGCCCCGCGACTGGACTGGGCGACCATGGCACGTGTCGCAGAAAAACTCAAACAATGGTCCGGCATTTCACGATCGGGCTCCTCAAAGTCAGCGGAAGCGGAACACGATCCCGAGTTCGGTCATACCCGCAAAACACACGCCCACTCGCACCCGAATTTGTCCGTCGTGAATCCGAAAATGTGGCCATGGTTCGGACGGGACTTCGATCGCAAGCTGAATCAATGGCTGCTTTGTCGTCAGCTCTCACCTCTGATCGAAAAACTTCCCAAGCCGGTTTATGCCATCACGACACTGCCGCTGACGGCCGATTTGCCGGCAGTATTGCCAGTGCATCGATGGCTCTATTACTGCGTCGACGACTTTTCGCAATGGCCGGGGCTGGACGGAAACACTCTGCGACGCATGGACAGCGCCATGATTCGTGCCGCGGATTCACTGGTCGCTGTCAGTGAAAATCTTCAGCGAATGATCGCAGATGAAGGTCGTACTTCGACGCTGCTCACTCATGGTGTCGACCAGGATTTCTGGCGTTCTCCGGACCGACGACCATCGATGTCCCACCTGTTACCCGAGGGATCGATCGTGTTCTGGGGCGTTGTCGACCGGAGGATGGATGTTGCGACTGTCAGAATGCTGTCACGGGACCTTGCCGCGGAAGATTCTTCGCAAGGCCGTCAGGCGGCAACTCGAATTGTGCTGATTGGACCTCAACAGGATCCGGATCCGGCCTTGTTGGCTCTTCCCAATGTCCTGTCGCTGGCAGCCCAACCGCTGGAGCATCTGCCAGCCATCGCGCAGGAAGCGGACGTACTGATCATGCCGTATGCCGACCTTCCGGTAACTCGCGCTATGCAGCCACTGAAGCTGAAGGAATACCTTGCCACAGGAAAGCCAGTGGTCGTCAACAAGCTTCCGGCGACCGACGAGTGGGAAAACAGCATGGACGTTGCCAGCTCACCGGAAGAATTCAGCCGGTTTGTCCGCCTGCGAAAAATGACGGGGGTCACAACACAGCAACTGTCAGATCGCCAGCGACTCGCTGATGAAAACTGGCAGGCGAAAGCGAGACACCTGGAAGCCGCAATGCGTGACTTCTGCCCGTTCAACACAACCAGCCCCTGTCCGCGAACGTCCGGGCTTTACGGATCAGGCAAGACATCCGGAGCGAGCATTCGAGCGGCAGAATCCGTCTGA